TCTCTGCTGCGACGCCTTCAACAGGCAGGCGCTTAAAACACTCCGACAGCGCAAAGGCCGCAGTCATAAGCCTTTTGCCGTGATGTTCCGGGACCTTGGCGTCGTCCGGCGCCACTGTGTCGTCAGCGAGGCGGAAGAGCAACTGCTCAATTCCCTTCAGGCCCCGATTGTAATCCTTCAGCGCCGTCATGACACACTGCTTCCCCAGGAACTGACGCCCGGGCTCAAGACCCTCGGGGCCATGCTGCCATACACGCCGCTGCACTTGATGCTTCTGCAGGGACCTTTCGTCTGCCTGGTGATGACGAGCGGTAATTACAGCGAACTTCCGCTGTGTAAGGATAATGAAAGGGTGTTTCAGGAACTGGGCGGGATCCCCGATTACATTCTGCTTCATGACCGCCCTATAGTTAACCGGTGCGACGACTCAGTAACGGCGGTGATGGACGGGGAGGCGCAGGTTTTCCGGCGTTCGCGGGGCTACGTGCCCCGGCCCGTGATGGTCCCCGCCGGGGACGGCCCGACGGTGCTCGGGATCGGCGGCGAGATGAAGAACACCTTCTGTCTGCTGCGCCGGGGGCAGGCTTTCCAGAGCCAGTATATCGGCGACCTGGACAGCCTGGAAGGGGAAGAAAACCTGTTTTCCAGCATGGTTAATTTTCAGCGCCTGCTGGGGATAGAGCCGGAGGTGATAGGCTACGACCTGCATCCCGGTTACAGTTCCTCCAGGATAGCGGAAACCATTCCGGCAAGGATGAGGTTCGGCGTTCAACACCACCATGCCCATATGGCGGCCTGTATGGCCGAAAACGGGTGTGAAGTGCCCGCGATGGGAGTGATCCTTGACGGCACCGGTTACGGGGAAGACGGTAACCTCTGGGGGTTTGAGGTGCTTTCCGGCGATTACGGGAGTTGTACGCGGCATTTTCACCTTGCTTACGCGCCCCTGCCCGGCGGTGAGCAGGGTATTCGCCAGCCCTGGCGCATGGCCGTTTCTTACCTGCTTGCATTCTTGGGGGATGAAGGCGCGGCGGCGGCTTTGGAGCTGTTCGGAGCGAGGAAAAGGGACCTTGAAATCGTTCAGTATCTGGTGAAAAAACGGTTTAACTCGCCGCTGGCATGCGGTTGCGGGCGCCTGTTCGACGCGGTGGCGGCGCTTCTCGGAATACAGAGCGAGGTGACCTACGAAGGGCAGGCTGCGGTGGAACTCGGAGAGCTGGTGCAGGCGCCGGATGAGAACGGGAGCACGCCGCCCTATAGTTACTCCTTTGAAGGGGAAGTGATTTCCCCTGCGGGCATTTTTACGGGTGTCCTGGAGGATATCAGGGCCGGTGTCGGTAAAACGGTAATCAGCACCCGTTTTCATAATACTATTATCGCTATGGTCTGCGACGCTGTTAAAAAGGTAGCGGAACGAACGGGACTCGGCAAGGTGGCCCTGAGCGGCGGGAGCTGGCAGAACCGGTACCTCTTTGCGGCGGGGAAGGAAGCGCTGTCCCGGGAAGGGTTCGAGGTCCTGTTCCACCATCAGGTACCGACAAATGACGGCGGTTTGAGCCTCGGCCAGGCGGTTGTCGCGTACAGGAGGTGGCAGGAGTGTGTTTAGGCGTTCCAGGTATGATCGTCGAGATATCGCCGGGGGACCACACGGCGGTTATTGAAACCTTTGGTATAAAGCAGATGATAAACACCTTCCTCGTCGGTGAGGTGAGCCTGGGTGAGTATGTTATGGTACACACGGGCTACGCTATAGAAAAAATAGACCTTGAAGAGGCGCAGGAGAGGATCAGGCTCTGGGAGGAGTTACTGACGCATGAAGGATTTGGAGAAGTTCCGCGACCCGGGGATAGCAAAAGCGCTGATTAAGGAGATTCGGATAATGGCCGCCCGGGAAACAGAACGTCTCGGGCGGCGCGCGGTTTTTATGGAGGTTTGCGGCACACATACCGTGGCCGTTTCGCGAGCCGGGTTGCGCGGCATTCTGGGGGATTATATCGACCTGCGCAGCGGTCCGGGTTGTCCGGTATGTGTCACCGATTACGGCGACGTCGACCGAATGGTGAGGTTCGCCCGGCTGCGCGGGAACGTTACGGTGGGCACTTTCGGCGATATGGTCAGGGTTCCCGGCAGTGACTCCTCATTGGAGCGCGAACGGGCTATGGGGGCGGACGTGCGTATTTTATATTCTCCCGCGGATGCGGTTCGCTACGCTTTGGACAACCCGCAGCGGGAAGTGGTGTTTCTCGGCGTGGGCTTTGAGACCACCGCGCCGGCGACGGCTCTTGCCATTAAGGAGGCAAAAGCTCGGAATCTAGAGAACTTCAGTGTTTTTCTCGCGCATAAGCTCGTCCCTCCGGCGATGGAGGTCCTTCTAAGCGATCCGGAGTTGAAGATCGACGGTTTCATTCTTCCCGGTCACGTCAGCGCGATCATCGGGCGCAAGGCTTACACTTTCCTTGAAGGATACGGCCTGCCTTCGGTGATTGCCGGTTTTGAGCCCAACGATATACTTGACGCGATAAGGCTGATCCTCAAGATGATGGGCGAGGGGGAAAGCCGGGTCGTTAACGGCTATACGCGTGTGGTGCGCGAGGACGGAAACATGATCGCCCGGCGGCAGATGGAGGATGTTTTTACGGTCTGCGACGCCTCATGGCGGGGTTTCGGGGCCATCCCGCGGAGCGGTATGGCGATTTCCTCAGATTACAAGGACCTGGACGCCAGTCAGCGGTTTCTGCCGGCGCCGGTCACGCCCCGGATCCCTACGGGCTGCGTCTGCGGGGAGATCCTGAAAGGCAAGCTGACACCGCGGGACTGCCGCCTGTTCGCCAAGTCATGCGACCCCAGGCGTCCCGTCGGACCGTGCATGGTGTCCTCTGAAGGAGCATGCGCCGCGTACTACCAGTTTGATCGGCACCTGAAGGGGGTCGCCGATGACGCATTGCAGTAGAACAAAGCGGAAATCCAGACCCGTAAGCTGGTTGCTTAGGAAGCAGTAGTGTAACACGGGCGAAACGCGGCAGGAAGTAATGCAGTGCAAGAAAGACCTGCAGAGACGACCCGTGAACTTGAAAATTAGAAGCAGTATTGTAGTATAGACGGAGCGCGGGGAGAAGCAAGTAGAGCGCGAAAGACTGGCAGGGATGGGCCGGAGCGTACTGGGAGGTACGTGAGGACCCGGCCCTGACTGATGACAAAGCTATACGCAGCTTATCGTCGCGCCTTGCTAATGAACGTCTATTGTATAGGGAGGCGGCGGCGGTTGAATAACGGCATAATCCTGCTCGCGCACGGGGACGGCGGTGCTTTGACCCACGAATTGGTTACGGAATTGTTTTTACGCTATTTCCCTAACCAGACCCTTAAGGCACTTACCGACGCAGCCGTATTTCCCGTTTCCGGGGAGCGTGTTGCTGTGAGCACCGATTCTTTTGTGGTGCAGCCCGCCTTTTTCCCCGGCGGGGACATCGGGAAGCTTGCGGTTTGCGGGACGGTCAACGATCTGGCGGTAAGCGGGGCGAAACCTTTGTACCTCACGTCCTCCTTCCTTATCGAGGAGGGATTGCCGTTTGAGGATTTGGAGCGGGTGGTCTCCTCCATGGCGGCAACCTGCGCGGAGGCGGGCGTGGAGATAATAGCCGGTGACACAAAGGTGGTCGGGCGGGGTAATCTCGACCGTATCTTTATCAACACCACCGGGTTCGGTGTCGTACCCCGTACGGTTGATCTGGGGTATTCGCGCCTTAAGCCCGGGGACCGGGTGCTTATCAACGGCGCCGTAGGGGAACACGGTATGGCTGTCCTCGCCGTCCGCGAGGGCTTAGGGTTCGCCGGGCAGATTACAAGCGATTGCGCGGCCCTCAACGGGATAATAGAGAAGCTTCTGACCGGGGTGAGCGGCGGCGTCAGGCTCATGCGGGATCTGACCCGCGGCGGGCTGGCCACCGCGGTGAAAGAGATTGCGGTGGGGGCGGGGTGCGACATTTACATTTCGGAAGCGGCTGTTCCGGTGCTCCCTGCCGTAAAAGGGGCGGCGGAAATGCTGGGTCTTGACCCGCTGTACCTCGCAAACGAAGGTAAATTCGTGGCGCTGGTTGCAGCGGATGCCGCGGAAGAGGCGCTTGCGGTCTTAAAGGATCATCCTCTCGGGAAGGATGCGCGGGTCATCGGTGAGGTAAGCGAGGGGCGGGGAAACGTTTACCTGAAGACCGCCTATACCGGCACAAAATTTCTGGACATGCTTGCCGGGGCGCCGCTGCCGCGTATCTGCTGAGAAATGTTTTACTTTAACGCGATCCTTGTGCCGCTGGTCGGCGCCTTAATCGGATGGGTAACAAACATTCTTGCGGTCAAACTTATTTTTCATCCGTACAAGCCATATAAAATATTCCGGTGGACGTTTCAGGGGGTTCTACCCAAACGCCGGTACGAGCTTGCTTACAACCTCGGCACAATCATCGAAAAAGAAATCCTATCCATAGACGACATACTTGCCCACCTCAAGGAGCGGGAAGTACCGGAAAGGCTGGTTACCCAATTACGGGAAGCGATCCGGCAAGCAGTGCTGGAGAAAGCGCCGGGTTGGGTGCCCCTGGCGGTGAAGCGACCGCTTGCCGAAGCCGTCTGCGACCTGGTCGGCGAGCGTCTGCCGTTTATAATCGACTGGATCGTAGAATCCTTCAGCGATACGATCAAACAGGAGGTAAGACTTTCCCGGCTGATTGAGGAGAAACTCAATACCTTTCCGCTCGAAGACCTTGAAAGGGTTGTATTCGAAGTCGCCGCCAGAGAAATCAAGCATATTGAGATCATGGGTGCGGTTATCGGTTTTGTCATCGGCATTGTGCAGGTAGGTGTTCTCTTTCTGCTGCGGTTGACAGGTACGCCGGCCTTTTAGTATATTGAGATTCACAGGTTATTTTTAACTTTCCGGCACGGGCTTAAGGTTAGTATGCAGGAGTCAGCCCTGAGTATCTGCTTTATAAGTAAGTAATAAGTAAATATCGCACTGAGGCGGAAAACGGGATTTTATTCGGTAGGGAACCGGAAACTGCGCCGGCCTACTTTTAATTAGAATCCCGCATACGGGGTAGACCAGAACTTATTCCCTACCGACAGAGAGGGGATGCCGCGGCTGAAATCATCCCCGGGACCGGGGTAAGTAATACCACTCCCCGAGCCTTTTCCAGGTACTTGGACAAATGCAAGGCGCTGGTAATCATTAATCAGTGCCGGACCATGACCGACCGCAGGTGCCGGGGACGGTGGCGGCCGTTATACGCGTTTAAAGCGGGGAGGAAGGGTTCCTTCTTCCCAAGCAGGGTGGAACCGCGGGATTGTGAGCCCGTCCCTGACCGGGGCGGTCTTTTTATTTTGAGCGCGGTGATAAACTTCGTCTGGCTTTGTCAGACGGTCAGGTTCGGGGGCTCACGTACCCTCACAAAGTACGCTGTGCCCCGCCCCTGCCCGTCTTTCGCGCCATACTCGTTTCTGACCGCGCTTACACAAGTTCAATCCTGCGCAGGATAAATACACCTGCCGGAAGGTTGGCTTTATCGCCAAAAGTTCAAACCTTGAACGTTGAACCTTGAACCTTGAACTTTGAACCTTAAACGTTGAACGTTGAACTTATGAAAGGGTGTTGATAAAAGTGATAATCGTAACTTTTCCGGACGGCGGCAGAAGGGAATACCCGGACGGCGCCACCGCGGCGGATGTCCTTAAAGGACTCGGCCAGCGTCTGCGGAAAGAAGCGCTTGCGGCGAAGGTCAACCAAAACGCGGCGGACCTTTCCGTTCCCCTTCCGCCGCAGGCGGTGGTGGAGTTTGTGACCTTCGAGGACGATGACGGCAGGAGCGTTTACCGGCACAGTTCCGCGCACATTCTGGCGCAGGCGGTAAAAAGGCTGTACCCCGACGCGCGGCTGGCGATCGGCCCTCCTATCGCCGACGGCTTTTATTATGATTTCGATGTCTCCCGTCCTTTTACCCCTGAAGAACTCGCCCGGATTGAGGCCGAAATGGAGCAAATAGTAAAGGCGGATCTGCCCTTTGAGAGGCTGGAGCTTTCCCGGAAAGAGGCGCGGGAGATGTTCGAAGCGGCCGGCGAGATCTATAAAGTAGAAATTATAGACGATTTGCCGGCGGATGCGGTCATCTCGTGCTATCGCCAGGGGGAGTTCACCGATCTGTGCGTGGGGCCGCACGTCCCTTCGACCGGTTACATCCGGGCGGTGAAACCGCTAAGCGTTGCCGGCGCGTATTGGCGCGGGGACGAGCGGAATAAGATGCTCCAGCGGATATATGGTACCTCTTTCCCCAAGAAGGCGCTCCTTGATGAGTACCTTTCACGTATCGAGGAGGCGAAACGGCGCGATCACCGGCGTCTCGGCGCCGAGCTTGACCTTTTCAGCGTACATGAGGAAGGTCCGGGTTTCCCCTTTTTCCATCCCAAGGGGATGATCCTGCGCAACGAACTGGAGGCCTTCTGGCGTGAGGAGCACCGCCGCCGCGGGTATCAGGAAATCCGGACGCCGGTTATCCTCCGGCGGGAGTTATGGGAACGTTCCGGTCATTGGGATCATTACAAAGAAAACATGTACTTCACCACGATCGATGAACAAAACTTTGCGATAAAACCGATGAACTGTCCCGGCGGGATTCTGCTGTACCAGCGGCGGGTCAATTCATACCGTGAGCTTCCGATTCGGCTCGCCGAAATGGGGCTGGTGCACAGGCACGAGCTTTCCGGAGTGCTGCACGGGTTGATGCGCGTGCGGTGTTTCACGCAGGATGACGCTCATATCTTTTGCCGCGAAGACCAGGTGAAAGACGAAATCATTCGCATTATCGATCTGGTGGAGTATTTTTACCGCGAGGTTTTCGGTTTTGATTATCACGTGGAGCTTTCCACCAAACCGGAAAAGGCGATGGGGGACGACGCCATCTGGGAGCTGGCGACCGCCGCTCTTAAAGAGGCGCTTGAAGCCCGCGGACTTCCTTACAAGATTAACGAAGGTGACGGCGCATTCTACGGGCCGAAGATCGACTTTCACCTCCGGGACTGTCTTGGACGCACCTGGCAGTGCGGCACGATCCAGCTTGATTTTCTTATGCCGGAAAAGTTCGACCTGCATTACATCGGAGAGGACGGGCAGCGGCACCGGCCCGTTATGCTTCACCGCGTGGTCTTCGGCAGCATTGAGCGTTTCATCGCCATCCTGACGGAACACTTCGCCGGGGCCTTCCCGGTATGGCTCGCGCCGGTTCAGGCCAGGGTACTGCCCATCGCGGACCGCCACATGAGTTACGCGGCGGAGATCACCCGTTTCCTTGAAGGAGCCGGTATCAGGGTGGAACTTGATGCCCGGAACGAAAAGGTGAACTACAAAATCCGGGAGGCACAGGTGCAGAAGGTGCCGTATATGCTGGTGGTGGGTGATAAGGAAACCTCCGGTCATACGGTGGCGGTGCGCCACCGCGCGGAAGGAGACCTGGGGCCGATGGCGCCGGGCGTCATCCGGGACAGGATCCTGGAGGAGGTCAAGAACCGGCGGTATGCGAGGTGAAAGGTGAGAGGTGCGAGGAATTTATTGACGTTATTTCCCCTCCGTGTTATAATGACGCGATAAGAGAGGGTTCAAAGTAGAAGCCATCCGCTTCTCACCTTACGGCGCACATGCTGCCAGCAAGGTTTTCTTATGGGGAGTAATGATAGCGGGTGGACGGGTGGAAGTCGCCCGCTTTTCTTTTTGGGACAAATTTGGAGGTGTATAAATTATTACTAAGGATTTTCGGATCAACGAGGAGATTCGGGCCCGCGAGGTAAGACTTATTGACGTCGACGGTTCTCAAGTGGGCATTGTTTCCTTGCGGGAGGCGTTACGGATCGCTGAAGAACGGGATCTGGATCTGGTTGAAGTCGCGGCGCAGGCCAAACCGCCGGTGTGCCGGATAATGGACTTCGGCAAGTATAAATATGAGGTAAGCAAACGGGATAAAGAAGCCCGCAAGAAGCAGCACATTGTAAGCATCAAGGAGGTCAAGTTCCGTCCGAATATCGAAGAACACGACTTTCAGGTGAAGGTGCGCAATGCGCTACGTTTCCTGAAGGACGGGGATAAGGTGAAGGTCACCCTAATGTTCCGCGGGCGTGAAATAATCCACCCCCAGATCGGGCAAAAGCTTTTGGAGCGGCTCTCGGTGGAACTGCAAAATATGGCCCTGGTCGAACGGGCGGCAAAACTTGAGGGAAGAAACATGATTATGATTTTGGCCCCCAGGCCGGATTACGAAAGGAGGAATATTCTTGCCGAAGATCAAAACACATCGGGGGGCGGCTAAGCGCTTTAAGAAAACGGGTACAGGTAAATTCGTGGGGTGGCACGGGTTTAAGAGCCACCTTTTAGAGAAGAAGTCGAGTTCGCGCACCAGGCGCCTGCGACAAAAATCTGTTTTGGCCAGCGGCGATACGGCGCGTGTAAAGCGGTTGTTACCTTATTAGGTTTAATGAGACAGGTTTTTTGCTTAATTTAGAACATAGAACAGACCCTAAGTTCTATCCCTTAAGGTTGAACTCGGGACTCTTTATTGGAGGTGGCAACTATGCCGAGGGTAAAGACGGGTGTTGTAAGTCGTAAACGACACAAAAAAATATTAAAACTGGCGCGCGGGTACTGGGGAGCGAAGTCCAAGCTGTACCGCGTGGCAA
This window of the Bacillota bacterium genome carries:
- the infC gene encoding translation initiation factor IF-3; protein product: MTKDFRINEEIRAREVRLIDVDGSQVGIVSLREALRIAEERDLDLVEVAAQAKPPVCRIMDFGKYKYEVSKRDKEARKKQHIVSIKEVKFRPNIEEHDFQVKVRNALRFLKDGDKVKVTLMFRGREIIHPQIGQKLLERLSVELQNMALVERAAKLEGRNMIMILAPRPDYERRNILAEDQNTSGGG
- a CDS encoding HypC/HybG/HupF family hydrogenase formation chaperone; translation: MIVEISPGDHTAVIETFGIKQMINTFLVGEVSLGEYVMVHTGYAIEKIDLEEAQERIRLWEELLTHEGFGEVPRPGDSKSAD
- the hypF gene encoding carbamoyltransferase HypF, giving the protein MAGRKGSAKTGGKIRYRITVKGTVQGVGFRPFVYNVAQSLGLGGFVLNDARGVIIEAEGEAEKLAWLIEALHKRPPRLARIASIDREELSPAGYSRFEIIHSADEEEKEALVPPDVALCSDCARETFDPKNRHYRYPFTNCTNCGPRFTIITEVPYDRRQTSMAEFAMCPDCAREYDDPADRRFHAQPVACPACGPQVELLNADGKPVPGDWWENCWRILNDGKILAVKSLGGFHLCCDAFNRQALKTLRQRKGRSHKPFAVMFRDLGVVRRHCVVSEAEEQLLNSLQAPIVILQRRHDTLLPQELTPGLKTLGAMLPYTPLHLMLLQGPFVCLVMTSGNYSELPLCKDNERVFQELGGIPDYILLHDRPIVNRCDDSVTAVMDGEAQVFRRSRGYVPRPVMVPAGDGPTVLGIGGEMKNTFCLLRRGQAFQSQYIGDLDSLEGEENLFSSMVNFQRLLGIEPEVIGYDLHPGYSSSRIAETIPARMRFGVQHHHAHMAACMAENGCEVPAMGVILDGTGYGEDGNLWGFEVLSGDYGSCTRHFHLAYAPLPGGEQGIRQPWRMAVSYLLAFLGDEGAAAALELFGARKRDLEIVQYLVKKRFNSPLACGCGRLFDAVAALLGIQSEVTYEGQAAVELGELVQAPDENGSTPPYSYSFEGEVISPAGIFTGVLEDIRAGVGKTVISTRFHNTIIAMVCDAVKKVAERTGLGKVALSGGSWQNRYLFAAGKEALSREGFEVLFHHQVPTNDGGLSLGQAVVAYRRWQECV
- the rpmI gene encoding 50S ribosomal protein L35, producing MPKIKTHRGAAKRFKKTGTGKFVGWHGFKSHLLEKKSSSRTRRLRQKSVLASGDTARVKRLLPY
- the hypD gene encoding hydrogenase formation protein HypD, with the protein product MKDLEKFRDPGIAKALIKEIRIMAARETERLGRRAVFMEVCGTHTVAVSRAGLRGILGDYIDLRSGPGCPVCVTDYGDVDRMVRFARLRGNVTVGTFGDMVRVPGSDSSLERERAMGADVRILYSPADAVRYALDNPQREVVFLGVGFETTAPATALAIKEAKARNLENFSVFLAHKLVPPAMEVLLSDPELKIDGFILPGHVSAIIGRKAYTFLEGYGLPSVIAGFEPNDILDAIRLILKMMGEGESRVVNGYTRVVREDGNMIARRQMEDVFTVCDASWRGFGAIPRSGMAISSDYKDLDASQRFLPAPVTPRIPTGCVCGEILKGKLTPRDCRLFAKSCDPRRPVGPCMVSSEGACAAYYQFDRHLKGVADDALQ
- a CDS encoding DUF445 family protein, which produces MFYFNAILVPLVGALIGWVTNILAVKLIFHPYKPYKIFRWTFQGVLPKRRYELAYNLGTIIEKEILSIDDILAHLKEREVPERLVTQLREAIRQAVLEKAPGWVPLAVKRPLAEAVCDLVGERLPFIIDWIVESFSDTIKQEVRLSRLIEEKLNTFPLEDLERVVFEVAAREIKHIEIMGAVIGFVIGIVQVGVLFLLRLTGTPAF
- the thrS gene encoding threonine--tRNA ligase, giving the protein MIIVTFPDGGRREYPDGATAADVLKGLGQRLRKEALAAKVNQNAADLSVPLPPQAVVEFVTFEDDDGRSVYRHSSAHILAQAVKRLYPDARLAIGPPIADGFYYDFDVSRPFTPEELARIEAEMEQIVKADLPFERLELSRKEAREMFEAAGEIYKVEIIDDLPADAVISCYRQGEFTDLCVGPHVPSTGYIRAVKPLSVAGAYWRGDERNKMLQRIYGTSFPKKALLDEYLSRIEEAKRRDHRRLGAELDLFSVHEEGPGFPFFHPKGMILRNELEAFWREEHRRRGYQEIRTPVILRRELWERSGHWDHYKENMYFTTIDEQNFAIKPMNCPGGILLYQRRVNSYRELPIRLAEMGLVHRHELSGVLHGLMRVRCFTQDDAHIFCREDQVKDEIIRIIDLVEYFYREVFGFDYHVELSTKPEKAMGDDAIWELATAALKEALEARGLPYKINEGDGAFYGPKIDFHLRDCLGRTWQCGTIQLDFLMPEKFDLHYIGEDGQRHRPVMLHRVVFGSIERFIAILTEHFAGAFPVWLAPVQARVLPIADRHMSYAAEITRFLEGAGIRVELDARNEKVNYKIREAQVQKVPYMLVVGDKETSGHTVAVRHRAEGDLGPMAPGVIRDRILEEVKNRRYAR
- the hypE gene encoding hydrogenase expression/formation protein HypE yields the protein MNNGIILLAHGDGGALTHELVTELFLRYFPNQTLKALTDAAVFPVSGERVAVSTDSFVVQPAFFPGGDIGKLAVCGTVNDLAVSGAKPLYLTSSFLIEEGLPFEDLERVVSSMAATCAEAGVEIIAGDTKVVGRGNLDRIFINTTGFGVVPRTVDLGYSRLKPGDRVLINGAVGEHGMAVLAVREGLGFAGQITSDCAALNGIIEKLLTGVSGGVRLMRDLTRGGLATAVKEIAVGAGCDIYISEAAVPVLPAVKGAAEMLGLDPLYLANEGKFVALVAADAAEEALAVLKDHPLGKDARVIGEVSEGRGNVYLKTAYTGTKFLDMLAGAPLPRIC